Part of the Mauremys mutica isolate MM-2020 ecotype Southern chromosome 1, ASM2049712v1, whole genome shotgun sequence genome is shown below.
GGTGGAGAGTCTGTGACAGCTTctgctggggagcctggctcTTGACAGCTTCTACTAAAGACTCTCCAATGCTTTTTGCTCTGAGGTCGTTGGTTCAGTCCCTGTCGTCAGCCAGCCTGGGAGCTGTCACGCTTGCGGCTGTCCCACCGGGGCATGTTTAAAGGTTGGGAGGGGGGCTTCATCCTGGCAGACGTGGGGTCCCAGAGGCAGGGGGAGTGCAGTGGGTCTGGACACAAATAACTGACTGAGATGGCACAGCCTCCCACGCCCGTCAGGAGCAGTTTCTGCAGGGAAGTTCCCCCCGGCAGGTGCAGGTCTCTTACTCGCTGACACAAAACCTCGCTGTCAGCCTCAGCAGTGCTGGGTGTTATGGGCTGGTCCATAATGCACGAATGTGTGACGATGGATCTGCTCCCAGCCGAGCCTCTGGGGTTTCCCTCTGGTGTGATGACAGTGGGGGGCCTATTGCTGTTGGAGATCTGCCAAAGATGGGAGCTGAGCATTGGCGTGTTACCGACAGCATTGTGGACAAGAGGAGGATGGAAAGGAAGGCGGGAGCCTGTCTCCTTAGCTACGTCCTCCTGTGCTTTTAACGCTCCGGGTGGACGGGTTGTGTCCTGAGGCAACTTAGCTGCCCCTGAAGGTTTTGTTCTTGGATTCGCCTTAGAATGAGCATGTGATCCCAGCAGCCGCGGCCCTAGAGGCTGTATCGCTTGGCAAGGACAATAGAAATGGTTTCAGCTGCCTTTGAGTGATGCCAtgttctcctcctctctcagccGGTGACCCTGTCAGAATTGAAGCGGATGAAGGTGAAGACGTGCTCCTGCCCTGCATTGTTGAACGTAGAGACGCCGACCGTCTTCCAGACCCTACAGTGAACTGGCAGCGGTCAGGGAGTGAAGTCGTGAACAGCTACTACAATGGCAAGAACCACCCGGTGTATCAGTCTGGACGATATAAGGGGAGAACGGAGTTCGCTTCTCAGGGATTGTCCGAGGGCAACGCGTCTCTGCTACTGAAGAATGTAACCCCCGCTGACTTCGGGAACTACACCTGTCATGCTAGTTTATATGAGAACAGCCCCCAAACTTTACAGACTGTCCTGCTGATGCAGAAAGAGACCCAAGGTAGGTCAGTGACGTTCCCTTATCAACTGTGACGTGACGTTTGTCCTTTCACTGAGAAACCCATCAGCCCTTTAGAATAATTTTGAAGCAGGAGCCTGCTGTGAGAAGTGACATTAAGAGAAGCATCCTGGGGATCAGTTTTTTCTCTTATTGCTCTGTATCTACTGTGATCTGTTTTTAGAAGTAGAAATGGAGCTTTAACAGTCAGTGCTATGATGGGAGCAAGGAACTGTAGATTGAGTTGGGTTCTTCCTTCTCTCACTACATCACCAGTAATAACGACACTGCAGGCCAAACAATTCCCTCTTTTGATCCCCTGTAATCCCATTAGTCCTCAGTGGAAACGTTCCCGTGTCACTAAGGGCACAGTATCGGATCTCTATTTCTGGTGATGTTTGAGGCGGGAAgagcccagcttgactctcagatcccaggatGAGTTTGCAGAGTCTGTCTCTGCCTCCTGTGGGTTTTCCCTACTGGCAGACTCCGCAGTCCCTGTGCTCTGAGGAGTGCAGTGTCTGGGATTGTGGTTGGTTCTGTAGGTGGGCAGAAGGTGATAGAGCGTCTCCTAGCATAGCTTTCTGCTTGGCCATGGGCACCAGGCCAGACACACACAGTGGCCAAAATGTGCTTTTTCAAGCCGTATTTCGGATAATGTACTAAACAGGCCAGAGTTGCAATGACGCATTTGAACTCCTTCTGGTGAGACAGGAAGCTCAGTCAAAGGTTTTCAGGGTTTGATTAATGTAGAATTTAGGGAATTTTTCTCTTTCAATTTATGGATAAACAAAAAGCACCAATCCCAAGTTCCAGGTGTCCTGTTCTCTCCCTGTTTGTGACCCTCCATTCCCACCAGCAGGCTTTCCTGGTGCATTCAGGAAACCAGATTCTGGAATCTGTAACCTCAGGACTCCGGTTTATTaaaggacatggggggggggcgggttttgGATCCTGTAACTTCCGTGCTCCAACTCTGCCAATAGCGTTGTCCCAGCCCACGTGGGGGTTCTCCGGCTCATCCTGCTGCAGCTGCCCACGCTAACCAaacttcttccccaccccattaGGAACTTTGCTCTGGGTCACGTAATTGCTCTGCCATGAGTCCATCTGCTACTGGCCACCCTGAGATGAGCCAGACCCTGGCTGTGTCTCAACCGGCTGCTCTTATTGCTCCCCAGCTGGAAGTCTGGTGTCCCTTCTTCTCTAGCATTGCTGCATTTCCTGCCCAGTGCTACCACCATGTACCCCGTCTTTCCCGTGCAGTCACTCCGGATTGCCCACCTGCGGGTTTTCAGCCCACGGCCCTTCTAGCAGAATGCCTGGCTGTATGGTGCAAGCTGTAGTAACAGCTAATTGCcacagggagggaggcagtgccAGCTTACGTAATCGTTTTACTGTTTTGCAGGTGCAAACGTTCCAGGAGGACGTGAAAACCGGCTCCGCATTCTAAGCATTTGTGTCCCATTGAGCATAGTAGTGATTCTTGTAGGGGGTTCTGTAGGATACTGTTGCTGTAAAAAGAAGACTACGAAGTCTAAAGCAGGTATGTGCAATAGTGTATGTtacaaggctttttaaaaatcaattttcattACAATGACAAATGAGTAAAGAGAAACAAAGATCCTGTCAACCATTATATCCCCTAGGTGGCAACACAAAACTATTTGCAAAATAAGGTTTTAACCTATTTCCTCCCGAGACAAACAAATTTTAACAGTTGCCCCTAGGACAGCTGGACCGTGTGTTACTAACACAAAGCCCAATAAAGGCAGTGCCGCactgtggcctagtggaaagagcactggcctgggactcgtGAGACCCagattctattcctgactctgccactggcctgctgggtgacctcgggCAGGTCAcgtccctgctccgtgcctcagtttccccatctgtaaagtgggaatgACACTcccttgtaaagtgcttggagctcTCTAGCTGAAGAGCCAGGTGTATTCCAGAGCTAGACAAGCCAATATCCAAGGCAGCTGCCTTATCTTACCCATCAAATCCTCTGCCTCTGAGCCTGCGATTCCAGCACAGCGCTGGCAGGAGCTAAGGGGGCTCAGGGGTGGCTTTGCCGTGGGACCCGAGCtaggggcagctggagcagcccacGAGGCAGAGTGTGACTGTTGCTCCGAGGGGAAGTATCCAGTGGCAGGTCTGCACCTGGGGCAGGTACTTTCCCAGCATGCTGGCAGAGCGGCGCTGGGTGGGGCTATGGAGGGTGGATGCAAAGCCCACTCCACTTCCTGTCCCGTCTGCTTGCACCGTGGGCCACGTCCCAGCTCCCCGGAGGCTGCTCTCCTCACCACGCTGCTACCTACGGTCCAGGCAGCTGGACACGGGATTAAGGAGACGACTTAAAGTTTAAAGAATCCGGCCActgaccctcccccagcccctctggccggCCCTGTGCAGAGACGTGTGGCTGGATTAGGAATCGGGGTCTAtctggatgggggagaggagtaaAAATTGTTTGCTGGAGTTACCCAAAGTTCCTCAGGCTTCGCTGATTATTGACGCGTTCAGCCCTCGCGAAGGCTGGAAacgtgctggctgctgctctgaGGAGCTGTCGCTCCCTAGGCCGCGCTGGCTAGTGCCTGATGGGCCTCAGTGAATGTGCTTGTTCCCCcgtttccttccctcccctccccacgttACACCCGCACCCTGGATGTCGGGCTCTTCCTGGGGGCTCCTGTGGCCGATGTGTGCGCAAAGCTGCACGCTCAGCACTTCCTTCAGCTCCGATTCTACCATctagtgcagggccgcccagaggattcaggggggctggggcaaagcaattttgggggtcccttccataaaaaaatttgcaatactatattctcatgggggcccctgcggggcctgggcaaattgccccacttgctcccccccacaggtggccctgggaaaaataaaccttccgcatctcggcacaaacccagttttgagaaaacttctttacaaggtatcactggttctcagcatcagctagtgctaaaaggcacccaaaagggttggacaaatattttccatcaacttttttttggatcaaaaatagagggttttaaaaagcagaaaaaaatcacggacaatgtctgctttccttcaaaatctgttgtggttttttttttaattgaaaagctgaaattagtctgccaaaacctgcacatggtttggggtttcagaagtgtgtggccaaatatttgctgcttgctgtgtttgtttaaagaaacaataaaaaattctgcttaaaaaaatccaaaacttttttgaaccacctcagcttgtgaccaaacatcTGAGCCCAACCAGTCAGGGATTTtttcaggtttctgatactctgctggcttccttgattcatatctgtctccataactttgggttcatttagcttagaacataagaacagccatactgggtcagaccaaaggtccatctagcccagtatcctgtctactgacagtggccggtgccaggtgccccagagggagtgaacctatcaggtaatgatcaagggATCTCTcccctaccatccatctccatcctctgacaaacaggctagggacaccattcttacccagcctggctaatagccattaatggacttaacctccatgcatttagctATTTCCTAGACACTGGCTCCATGtgatccctcacaaactggagacggttactgtgggtttgtttttagtatagactatgtacatactccacaaagtgagcatttgagcttgttccagaatctgggatgagcctatgttgtccaAACTGAAaagctcaaaatagcacatgcatgtgaatagacacagggtgctaaaattaaattaacccagggggtctcaaactgggggtctggacccctcaaggggtcacgaggttattaccgggggtcgtgagctgtcagcctccacctcaaaccctgctttgcctccagcatttataatagtgttataaattaaaaacactttttaatatattttaggagggggttgcactcagaggtttgctgtgtgaaaggggtcaccaagaCAAAagcctctggagcctcagggaatgggggggggtctcccttggtagggttgggaaggatattgctcttctcaggTGATccttcccccagtggctaatttgaaatgaagctactaccctcccctgacatgaatctccctatggcactgaaattacatgtagacgataatttggcatttgagaagtgaaagggatgggagccctaatggaaaagctcacagcttggctcttctgcaagcctcaaactgctgaatgagctttagggtagggaaggctgtgcctcccaaacagcctggccctgccccctatccgacccccacccacttcctgcccccccgactgcccgccccccccctcagaatccccgacccatcctgctccttgtcccctcactgttccccagagaccccccccatcaccaccctgggaccccacccctgctccctgtcctcggactgccctgacccctatccacccccctgctgagtcctgacagacccccccccagaacgcccacaatccaaaccccgttccctgaccgccccccacctctgccccctccctgtccctgggactccctgcccctggccccagcctcggcctcttatccctgcctcccccctcacccggagcctcagcgtatCCAGGAGagtcgctgaacagctgcagcctggcttcagcgg
Proteins encoded:
- the LOC123353746 gene encoding butyrophilin subfamily 3 member A2-like, whose amino-acid sequence is MAAQMKKWLLLVCGVVLLRAGDPVRIEADEGEDVLLPCIVERRDADRLPDPTVNWQRSGSEVVNSYYNGKNHPVYQSGRYKGRTEFASQGLSEGNASLLLKNVTPADFGNYTCHASLYENSPQTLQTVLLMQKETQGANVPGGRENRLRILSICVPLSIVVILVGGSVGYCCCKKKTTKSKAGDAEAAPEMEEFTRPRNSENTSVIPLH